The window CATTATTGGTACTATCCAACCGAATGAATAGACGTCGAGTGCTATCATCTCGAGTTTGCGGAGTTGATTTGGATGTTGTTGTCTTTTTTGAGTTTGTTTTTTTGGTAAGGCTCAGTTTCTTACCCTTCGGACGGTACTCAAGCGCCTTATCATGCGAAATTTCCTTGATACTCGAAGCCATAATTTTTGCTGTTTCTTGTAGGTTACCAATTTGGTCGGTGCCAGATACTTTGCCCTTAACTTCGACTATTTTATCTACTTGCCAATTATCTGAAGTCTCCTTATAGGTGTTTGGAAAGACGATTACTTCAATATCGCCAGAAAAGTCTTCAATTTTGACAAAAGCCATCATTTGGCCATTCTTTGTAGTTATTGTTCGTACATCTTGAATAACTCCGCCAATTACTGCCCCACGACCATCATCTTGAGGTCTGATTTCTTGGCTAGGTATTGTATTTTCTTCGAGATATGCCCGATAGTCTTCTAGAGGGTGTTCGCTAAGGTAGAGACCCAGGAGTTCACGCTCCCAAGCCAGTACTTCGGACTTGCTAATCTCAGGCCCCTGACTCAAAGTGACGCTTATCTGCGAAGCTACTGCGGCTTTATCGTTAGCGTCTAGCGCGCCAAAGAGATCTGTCTGCCCGCTTGCGGCTTCTTTCTGTAGTCGGTGCGCAACATGAATAATATCATCCAGACTAGCCAGCAAATCTGTCCGTGAGCCCAGGGCATCAAACGCCCCAGCCTTAATTAGGCTTTCCCAAGATTTACGGTTTACAATACTACTGTTAACCCTAGCGACGAAATCATTAACATCTGCGAATGGCCCAGCTTCATCACGAGCTCGAATTATCTCTGCAACAGCACCATGGCCGACGTTCTTGACTGCATCCATGCCGAAACGAATTTCGTTCTGGCCGCCAATAATTGCAAATTCATGATACGAACTATTTATGTCTGGCGGCAATACTTTTATACCATGCTGTGAACACTCTGCTATTTCGATACCTAAACGATCTAAGTTATCAGCATCACTGGTCATTAGCGCAGCCATAAAGGCGTCAGGGTAGTGAGCCTTAAGATAGGCAGTCTGGTAGGCAATTAGTCCATAACAAACCGAGTGCGACTTATTGAAAGCATAGTCAGCAAACCCCATCAGGTCATCCCAAAACTTCTGCATTACTTCTTTGGGAACACCCGAATGTTCAATACCGCCTTCCACAAACCGCTTTTCCATTTTTTGCATAACTTCGCGGATTTTTTTACCAATAGCCTTACGTAATGTATCCGATTCACCACCAGTAAATCCACATACTTCACGACTAATCTGCATCACCTGTTCTTGGTAGACTAGAGTGCCATAAGTACTTGACAAGGCCGCCTCGAATGCCGGATGCGGTACCTTAACCTCTTCCTTGCCATTCTTACGATTTATAAAGGCGTCGGTTAGTCCAGCTCCAAGTGGACCCGGGCGATACAAGGCCGTCATTGCAGCAATATCTTCGAAAGTAGTTGGCTTGAGTCGTTTAAGGTACTGTTTCATGCCACTAGATTCCAATTGAAATACGCCTGTTGTATCGGCGTTCTGCAATAGCTCAAAAGTGGCTTGGTCGTCTAGCGGAATTGTGTCGATGTCAATCTCCTGGCCATAGACTTTGCGAATAATCCTCTGTGCATTGCGAATTATCGTTAAGTTAGATAGGCCTAAGAAGTCCATTTTCAGCAGACCTAGTTCTTCGACTGGACCCATCGGATACTGAGTTGCAACTACACCCTTCTGTGCCATTTCTAAAGGTGCAAACTTAACTAGTTCATCGGGTGCAATCACTACTCCGGCAGCATGGACACCATGACTCCTAATTGTACCCTCTAGGCGCACAGCCAAATCAAACACTCGTTTAGATTGAGGGCTACTACCATATTCTGTTTTTAGATCAGAATTATCTTCTAGACTCTTTTTTAATGGTATATGACGACCTTGGACTGGTGGCGGAATCAACTTGGCCATACGATCGGCATCTGCGTAAGGTACTTGGAGTACTCGCGCCACATCACGCACAGCGTTTCGGGCGGCCATCCGGCCAAATGTCACAATATTGGCTACTCTGTCGGCACCATACTTTTCGGTGACATATTTGATCACTTCGTCACGGCGAGAATCTTGTATATCGATGTCGATATCTGGCATGCTAATTCGGTCTGGATTTAAAAATCGCTCAAACAGTAAGTCATATCTGAGCGGTTCAACTGTAGTTATCTTTAGGGCGTAAGCAACAATCGACCCAGCCGCCGAGCCTCGCCCTGGCCCGAAAACTATTCCCTGTTCCTTGCCCCATTTTATAAAGTCCCAAACTATCAAAAAGTAGCCGTTAAAACCCATGCTATCAATCACGGCCAGCTCGTACTCGGCGCGTTCAAGCACCTGTTTCTCTAAAAGTTTTTTTGCCGACTCAACATCCAGCTTGGAGGCTTCTTGTTTGGTAAGGTTGGCATAATTAACACACAAGCCCTGGTAAACAAGTCGTTGTAGATAGCTTTTTTCATCGTCTTTACCTGGTGTAGGAAACTTAGGAATCAAAATTTTTCCAAGTTCGATATCAACATTACAAGAGTCGGCAATCTTACGAGTATTACTAATTGCATCTGGTCGGTGCTGCCAGCGTTCGATCACGTCTTTTGGGTCGGACACAAACAAGTGCCAACCCGAAAGACTCATCCTGTCGGTATCACTTAAAAACGAGCTGGTTTGAACACACAAGAGAATTTCGTGAACTTCGGCATCTTCTTCTTTTAAATAATGAGCGTCAGCGGAAACAACTACAGGAATATCTAGCTTATCAGCTAATTGGATTAATTTTTTATTAAGTTCTGCCTGCTTGGGTTGGGTATGGCTGTGGTCTTGAAGCTCGATGTAATATCTACCCGGGAAAGTTTGTTTATACCAACTAGCAACTTCTTCAGCCTTATCAACTTGATCTGCCAATATAAATTCACTTACCTCACCACCCATGCAACCAGAAAGAACTACTAATCCTTGGCCATACTGTTCTAGTAAATCGTGGTCAATCCGAGGTTTATAGTAAGTACCTTGAAGATTCGCAATCGTCGACAAACGCATTAAGTTTTCATAACCAACATTATCTTGGGCTAATAAGATAAGGTGATACCGGCCTTTGTCTAACTGCGGGTCGCGGTCGGTATGCTTCCGGGATGCGACATATGTTTCCATGCCAATAATCGGTTTTATGCCGACATCTTTGGCGGCTTTATAAAATTCTATTGTCCCACTTAAGGTGCCGTGATCGGTCTTGGCGATCGCATCCATACCAAGATTTTTGGCATGCTCAACCATCTCGGGAATCTTTTGCAATCCATCAAGCAAGCTATGATGCGTATGGTTGTGCAGATGCACAAAATCAGAACTAGACAGTTTACCTGCCACTGTGTAACTACCCTCCAAATTTAATCCATATTATACGTTAAATCGTGTTTGTATTTTGCTGTAAAAATTACGAGTTAGTTTGCGAGTGAGTTACGAATGGCGTCGATCAAGCCACCTAAAATCCACATATTATTAAACCAAGATAAAATCCAAGCGACCAAAGCAACAAGTACAGTCGCGCCGAGCACGCTCCCGAAACCAAACGATAAACCTCTTAAAAAGTTAACCTTAAATATGCTTTTATAGCTAACAAGTCCAGACTCAATAATTTTCTGAAGAGTTTGTTCGGCCTGGTCTTGCTGCTTAGTCTTTGTTTTTGGCATTATTTTCCTTTCGTCCGAAATGTTCAGCAGTAGCTTTGACAATTTTTGAAATTGCCAGTGGTACACTCATTGCGCTAGCAACTTTACTAACGCTAGTAAGGTTACTGGCGGCGTCCTCTGCCTTGTCGACAACATGTTGCACTTTCTTAAGAATCTTATAGATAGTCACGGCAATTACAATATCGATAATTAATAATATCGATACGATTACAAACAGAACTGTTACGAGTAGACTGCCGTCATTCATGATATTAATTATAGCTTAGTTGCCAATACCTTACACTGCAAGACCTGCTAGCAACCAAGTATACCCTCCGGGTATCTGTTTGCGGGCAGTAGTTTTAAAACCAGCGTTTTCGACAGCGTACCAGTAAGCAGTAAGGTCTGGCCGCAATGCCCCCGAATCATAAAATACGCCACTATCTTCTTGTTTCCTTAAGTCATCCCAAAATGCTGTTTCAGTAACCACACCTTCGGCTGTTCCTCGAACGCGAGTTAACCCTAGTCGTATTACCCAAATTCCAATCTTAGTGATGTCGGCCTCGTTGTTATGTCTTAGTTGCTGTTCGTAAACATGCCGAACTGCAGCCCCAACTATCGATTTAGTGCTGTCTAAGCTCATCATTTCATTAAGTCCGTCAGGCGATATACCGCGAGGCGTTAAAATCTGACCACCATCTAGCATAATCCCATCTTTGACCAACAATTCGCCCATAATAACATTATTATAGCATAACAATTATGCTTTGTCTATGAGTAAAAGCCGCTTGTGTATTTCTAAATATGCTCGCGCAGGATGTCGGAGACTACCTTAGGGTTGGCTTTGCCACCGGTTGCTTTCATAACTTGCCCCACCAGAAAACCGATAGCTTTCGGGTCGGCTTGGGCATCGGCAACCGCCTTAGGGTTCTCGGCAATTACCTGTTCGACAGCTAATATTAATTCGCTTTCGTCGGATACTTGCAGTAAATTGCGAGCTTCGGCAAGGCTCTGAGGGTCTTGGTTATCGTTTATGATTGGCTCGATCAATTCCTTGGCAGCAGTTGAGCTTAGCTGACTAGCGTCGTACATGCTAGCCAATTTGACTAGATTCTGAGCAGAATCTCCTAAACGGGCAAAGTCAAATCTGTTTTCCTTAACTAGGCGCAGAATTTCGCCAGTTATCCAGTTGGCGATCGTGTTTAGGGTCTTCTGATCGTGTTGATCGGCAACTTGCAGCAAATATTTGGCGGCTTCGGGATAGTCGAGGATTGTTTCGATTGTATCGTGGTTCAAGCCTGCCCCGCTCAAAACTTGACGAATTTCGGATGGACCGGCTGGCATATTTTTGGCAATTTCCTCGACAAGTTTTCGGTCGATTTCGAGTGGTGGAATGTCTGGATCGGGCATGTAACGATAATCGTGAGCGTTTTCTTTGCTGCGCTGCGAAAAAGTTTTCTGCTTTGTATCATCCCAGCCGCGTGTTTCTTGGACGATTACTTGGCCTTTTTCAATTTGGTCGATTTGACGCTCAATTTCAAAGGCAACCGCCCGCTCGACATTACGGAAGCTATTGAGGTTTTTTGTCTCGGTTCGAGTGCCTAAGGTAGCGGGATCTTTACTAACACTTACGTTGACATCAAATCTAATGTTGCCGTGGAACAGGTCGCAGTCAGACACTCCAGCGTAAAGCATGCGCAAGTAAAGTTCCTGGGCATAGGCCTTTGCCTCGGCAGCAGAATGCATGTCTGGGCGACTAACGATCTCTAAGAGTGGGGTGCCAGCTCGGTTGTAATCAATTAAGCTATAGTCTTTACCTACGGGGTGAGTTAGTTTACCGGCATCTGCCTCGAGATGAGCGCGTTCGATTCTAACACTCGTTTTTTGGCCATTAACCACAATTGGAATTTCGCCATCTAGTACTATTGGCTTGTCAAACTGTGAAATCTGATATCCCAACGGAAGGTCAGGATAAAAATAATGTTTGCGGTCGAATTTTGTAAATTCTGCAATTTTTGCGTTTAGGGCTATGCCAGCTCTAATCGCTTTCTCGACTGCAGCTTCGTTCAGTACCGGCAAGGTACCTGGCAAACCAACACACAGCGGACCAATCAGGCTATTTGGCAAAGCGTCTTTTGCATCGTTTAGAACACCGGTGAATAATTTGGTTTTGGTATTGAACTGTACGTGGCATTCAATTCCAATGGTTGGTAGATACCCGTTGACTAGATAGTCTTTTGTTGACAAGTTTGCCACTAGATCGCTCCTAGATCTTTTAGCGCCCGATGATAAGCTCCCAAAGCGATCTGAGTTTGTCGTTTGTTAACTTTAGTATCTGTCTCGTGAGCGATCTTATTACGTAACTTATGCGCCAACCAAACGTGATCTCGCTTACTAAAAACTTTTTTAGCCGACACCATTCTTTCGGCCATAGTAGCGCCTTTAAAGCGAAGTTCTTTCAGGGCCTTATCTAGTAATTTATCTGCTTCGATGATCGCTATACTGTATGTATCTTCACTGGCTAAATATGTGACGATTTTTTCCCATCTTTCGCGATACTCAGTAATTTTGAGCTTAGAGGTTCGCCTACTCAGTAATGAAACAAAAGTTAAAATTGCAATCCCAAAAACTACTGCAATAATTAACCAAGCAATTGTCATAACTTCTCCTCTAGGCTAGCAGCCAATGACATTATTAAACCATCCTCTTTATGGCCAGAAATTAATTGCAAGCCATACGGCAACTGATTAACAGATTTTCCCGGCAAGCTAATAGCAGGCGCACCAACTAAGTTTGCGAGTACTGTCATTATATCGGCCAAATACATCTGAACTGGATCGTCAATTTTGGCACCCAGATCGAAGGCTGCAAACGGGGCCACCGGACAAACAAGTACATTTGCCTGCTCTAAAGCTGTCTTAAATTCTTCGATTAGTTTCGTGCGTAATTGTTGGGCTTTTTTGTAATATGCATCGTAATATCCGGAGCTTAACACGTAAGTACCAATCATAATTCGACGTTTATTTTCTGCACCAAAACCTGCCGATCGAGACAAACTAATTGCCTCGTCGAGCTTCTTCGAATCTTTTGATTTATGACCATAAACTACTCCGTCGTACCGCGACAAGTTACTGCTCACTTCTGCTGGAACAAGTATGTAATAGCAAGCAAGGGCTAGCTCGATGCTTGGGATACTTACTTCGACTAGTTCGTGCCCGAGACTTTTAATTACATCAAGATACTCGTTAAAAGCCTTCTTGGCGGCAGGCTCTAGGTCGTATTCGGCAAACTCTTTAATGACACCTATATTTAGCTTAGTTTGCCGACTTGGTGTTAAATCGATCTCTGAAGAATCGATGGTTGTACCGTCAAATTCGTCTTGTCCTTTTATGATATTCATAACTGTTGCGGTATTTTCGACTGAATTACCAAGGACACCGATGCAGTCAGTACTGCTGGCCATGGCGACAACTCCATAGCGCGAGACCAAGCCGTAACTTGGTTTATAGCCAACAACTCCGCAAAAACTTGCTGGTAAGCGAATTGAGCCACCTGTGTCACTGCCGAGAGCAAATGGGACAATATCTAAAGCCACAGCTGCAGCGCTTCCTCCACTACTGCCACCGGGCACTTTCGTTGGATCGTGTGGATTTTTGGTCTGGCCAAAATCACTATTCTCGGTAGTGGTGCCATGTGCAAAAGCATCTAAGTTAACTTTGCCGATTAAGACACCGCCCGCATCGAGTACTTTTTGAACAGCGGTTGCAGTGTACGGCGAGCTAAAGCCTTTAAGCATATTACTGGCGGCAGTTGTGTGGCCAAAGTTCACTAGAAAATTATCTTTGATGGCAAAGGGTACACCGGCTAACTCGCCAGGATCTTTACCAGCTTCGATCATCGTGTCAATTTCGGCGGCTCTTTTTAGTGCGTCTGCTTCGCATATTTCTAAGAACACGTTGTAGTCTTGGCTATTTTTTGCTTTTTCTAGAGCTACTTTTGCTAAATCTACGGCTTTTAACTGCCCAGATTGAACCTGATAAACAATTTCTTTAATAGCTTGTGGACGGTTCATTCGATAACTCTCTCTACAATGAACTGATTATCTTCTATCCGACCACCCTTAAGTAGTCCAGCAGCATCAACTCCAAAATCTTGAGGCTGATCATTTCTGGTTATATTCTTGAGACCACTCACTTGGTCTGTTGGTTCGTAATCTGACACGTCAACTGATTGTAGTTGATCAACAAACTCAAATATTGCCTCAATCTCTGACTGGAATTTTTTTATCTCAATATCCGTTAAGCTCAGCCTCGCTAGTTTGGCGAGATGAGCCACATCACTCGCAGTTATTTTTGACATGGTTAAAGTATATTGTAGCAAACAACTCGCCGACATTGAAGTAATTGAACATAAGCAATTTATTTTGTTGCTTTTGATTCTAGTTCTGTGATGTAGTCGCGAATCTCTGCGGCTTTTTCGAATTCAAGATTAGCGGCATGTAGATGCATCTGAGCATTTAGCTGTTTAATTAAACTTGGTATTTCATCTAGCGGCACGCCTTTGAGATCGCGTTTTGCCTGCTTTTTGTGCTTATCTTCTTTCGACTCGCCGCGTGGCATGGAATCTTGAACTTGTTTGCTAACAGATTTGGGAACAATCTTATGCTGACGGTTATAGGCCTCCTGCACTTTCCGACGACGATCAGTTTCATCGATTGCCCGGCGCATACTGCCCGTTATCTGATCGGCATACATAATCACCCTACCTTCTTGGTGCCTGGCGGCTCGTCCGATAGTTTGGATTAGGGCTTGATCGCTGCGCAAAAATCCTTCTTTGTCGGCGTCGATAATCGCGACTAAGCTGACTTCTGGCAAATCGAGTCCTTCACGTAGTAAGTTTATGCCCACCAGCACATCGTAAACCCCGAGGCGCAGATCACGTAAAATATCACTTCGCTCTAGTGTATCGACTTCGCTATGCAAGTACTGTACCTTGATGTCGATATCTTTTAGGTAATCAGTTAGATCTTCAGCCATTCGCTTTGTGAGTGTGGTTACCAGCACACGCTGGTTTTTCTTGACAGTGTCTCTAATCTCGGCGATTAAATCATCAATTTGGCCAGCAATTGGTCGGACTTCGACAATCGGATCGAGTAAGCCTGTCGGTCGGATGATTTGTTCGACCGGCTTTGGTGAGCGGGCCAGCTCGTATTCGGCCGGCGTAGCAGATACATAAACAACTTGATTAACATGCTTTTCGAATTCAACAAAATTTAGTGGACGGTTATCGAGTGCACTCGGTAACCTAAAGCCATAGTCAACTAACACTTGTTTCCGAGCCCGGTCTCCGTTGTACATGCCCCGAACTTGGGGAATTGTCATGTGGCTTTCGTCGATCATCAACAAAAAGTCGTCTGGAAAATAGTCGAGCAGAGTTGCCGGCTGTTCGCCTTCTTCCCGATTTGTCAGGTAGCGGCTGTAGTTCTCAATCCCTTTTACAAATCCAGTCTCTTCAAGCATTTCCAAGTCGAACTTCGTTCTCTGAGAAAGCCGCTGGCTCTCTAGAATCATGTTGCGACTCTCAAACCAATTAGTGCGCTGATCGAGTTCTTGCTCTATTTTGCCCAGAGCACCTTTAAGTTTTTCTTGTGGGGTTACGAAGTGACTGCTCGGAAAAATAGTTATCGATTGCCTCTGGCCTTCGATTTCTCCAGTTAGCGGGTTTATCTGTGAAATTCTCTCAACTTCGTCTCCAAAAAACTCTATCCGGTATGCTGTTTCCTCTCCAGCTGGAAAAACATCGATTACATCACCTTTAACTCGAAAAGCACTTCGGGTAAAGTCGATATCATTTCGTCGATACTGGATATCTGTCAGATGTCGGATAAATTTGTCACGAACTTTACGTTCACCGATGGTTACAGTTTCGCTTAAGCCGCCATAGTCTTCGACTGATCCAATGCCATATATGCAGCTAACACTGGCTACGATTAACACGTCCCGTCTAGACAAAAGTGCATCGGTCGCCGCGTGGCGTAAACGGTCGATCTCTTCATTGATATCGCTGTCTTTTTCGATATAAGTATCACTCCGAGGTATGTATGCTTCTGGCTGATAATAGTCGAAATAACTTACAAAGTAGTGTACGGCGTTGTTAGGGAAGAAGTTTTTGAACTCGTTGTATAACTGAGCCGCCAAAGTTTTGTTGTGGACCAAAACCAGAGTAGGTTTCTGGACTGCTTGAACCACATTGGCCATTGTAAAAGTCTTGCCAGTACCCGTTGCACCTAGGAGCACCTGCTCTTTTACTCCATTGGAAACACCCCTAACTAAAGCCTGAATGGCCGTTGGTTGGTCGCCCGCAGGCTCATAACTCGAACTTAACTCAAACTTGTCAGACATCAAGTTATTTTACTACATATTAGGTATTTCTTGTAAATTATGTGGCATTAAGATAAAGTTGGAATTATGAAAATAAATATAGAGTCGTTCGACCCCCGACCCCATCTAAGCCCCGAAGCACGTACCTGCGCTTCAAGATATAGCACATCTACAGATGCCGGGCAAAACCCACCCCCAATCCACTGCTGCAATTGCATGCGGCGACCGTACGATAAGTTACAATTTACTGCATAGTTCAACAGAGCCTAGTGAAGTTATGCGTCAGTTATCGGCATCTGTAGGTAATATGGTAAGTGGCCTATGTATTGATTGTCCAAGAAACCTTGCACATAAAGCTAAGCAGCAAGATCCTGCGTAGTAACATTACATCATTAAATTTTGATAACTACACAAATAATTTAGCCAGCGCGGTTTTTGTGGTGATTTTCACTCGCACTACATGTTAGGGCGTCAAAGGTGGCCTCGTACTTTTTGAGCTGCTCGATATTAATATCTTTATATTCTTCTTCCATCATGGCGATGACTTGCTTAACTAGCCGGACAGGATCGTTATCGAAAACCACTCGTGTACCATTTGGCTCTTCAAGTTTTTCTAGCAAATGTGGAATGATATCAGCCGTACCACCGGATTCTAGTAATACACCACAGGGCATACGAGCTTCGATGGCGGTAGTAAACTCGTGCAGACTGCCCATCCGTCCACCGATAGTAATAACCGCGTCACTACTCTGAACAAGATGAATATCACGGCCTACATAGTGCATACCAGTAAAGTTTATGTAGTCGAACACGCCTACTGGTAGCCTATATTTACGAACGTGTTCGCGCAAGCTTGAAGCCGGACTAAAACCAATACTCCGGCCACCAGCCTCGTAAGCTCCTCGAGCTCCGAAATATGGCAGGCCCACTGTCGCACCTGTCGTTACAATATGGCCAGCCTCGGCAATTGCTTTACCTATTTCGTAAGCCATACTACACGCATTATCAACCGTATCACCACTCGCGGCACCGGATATACATATACTAAATCTAAGCATGTTTATTGAACCTCCAATTTTTCGGGTGCGATCATACTATTGTCTAGTTGTTTAAGAATCTGCTGTTCGAGCACTGGTTCACCCATGTAACGGATAAATATCTCGTTCCACAAGGCCTCGCGGAAGTGATAAATTTCGCGTTTTCCGTACGGTGTTTTATTAGTATAACTTGCGGCTACATCCATCATGTTGAAGGCGATCGGTCGTTTGCCGTACATTATGCCAACATAGTCTAGGTCACGCCAAAATTCTAATTCTGGAGCAATTTCATACAAAATACTCTCGGCATGTCGCCAGTGTAAGTCTTCTGGTTGAACATGTGGCTGAAAGATTTCGGGATGAACCTCGTTCTCAAGTTTACCAAAATAGCGCTGGATGACTCTCCAATGAACATTGTGTCCGGCCATAATTGCCCCTTGTGCAGGATCGGCAATTAAGGTATTTACAAATATCTCGCCAAAATCAGAGCGAACTTGCTTGAGTTTAAAGAAAGAGCTATAAAGTCGAATTTCGTTAATATAATGAAATAACAAGCTGAGTGCCCAGATAGATATACCTGGCATATGATCGAGCTTGACCGGCAACATAATCACCACGCCCATTTCTTTGCTATGAGTAATATTGTGCTTCTTCTTGTGAATAAAGCTCTCGGCCATATCTGCCCAGCGATCCGGCATAACAACAATCTCAACTTTGCGGGTTTCAAAATCACGTGGGGTAAGGGTTTTGTATTTTTCGTTAAAAGCATTTAGCCAGTCACTGCCTTCGCTAAAGCGTAAGGCACCAAAAATTTCGAAAATATTTTCTTGTTTGAGCATGCTGTCGATACTGGAATAGCCAAGTAGTTGCATCATATTTGGTGGCGGAGTTTCTTTTAAGAATCGCTTGGCCACACTCTTTTTGAGCACCCAACAATCTCGTGGAATATCAACTCGCTCACAAGCAGCTTTTATCTTTGGGATCAAATCGGCTGGATGATCCTTATCCGTGCCTCCAATTGCATGACGTAAATGATTATTATGCTCGTGTATCTTGTTAATCAGGGCTTTATAGAGTTCTGGCCCTTTTGTGTCGTCTGGGTCTAGGCCGAGCGACTTTAGCGTCATACGAACCTTACCGATAATCTCGGCAGTTAGCCGTACATCGACCGCCGGGTTTCCAGAAGATTTTTCGAGCTGTCTCAGGCTGATCGAGAACAACGGCTCATCAGCACCCAAAAGATCAGATATTAATTTCGACATACTTGATTAAAATTTTACCACAAGCATTAACATGGATAAACATATTGTTTTATATATTATTCTTTGTGCTTAGAACACAGTTATTCTTAACCAGCAATTTTTTGCGATGCATTGTGATTAAGTATGAATGGGTTGGTAGGGGCAGATCGGCAATATGGTACCCATAAACCGTCATGAAACAAAAATTCTATTGTACCGTCAGTAGCTAGTTTTACTTCTTCAATCATAACGCATTTACATGGATCTTCTTCTGCAGCCTCTACTAGCAGATCTAGCTCAGTATCTTCCACAACTACTAGACCGTTTAACATTTCTCCGAATATATGACTGTTCCGATGTGCGTAGGTACGCCCATCTCTAAGCATCATGAACAGACTTGGTGCTATTTCTTCGATTAAGCCACTCCCAGTATCTTTCTGCTGATCTACCCATGTTC of the Candidatus Nomurabacteria bacterium genome contains:
- the uvrB gene encoding excinuclease ABC subunit UvrB; this encodes MSDKFELSSSYEPAGDQPTAIQALVRGVSNGVKEQVLLGATGTGKTFTMANVVQAVQKPTLVLVHNKTLAAQLYNEFKNFFPNNAVHYFVSYFDYYQPEAYIPRSDTYIEKDSDINEEIDRLRHAATDALLSRRDVLIVASVSCIYGIGSVEDYGGLSETVTIGERKVRDKFIRHLTDIQYRRNDIDFTRSAFRVKGDVIDVFPAGEETAYRIEFFGDEVERISQINPLTGEIEGQRQSITIFPSSHFVTPQEKLKGALGKIEQELDQRTNWFESRNMILESQRLSQRTKFDLEMLEETGFVKGIENYSRYLTNREEGEQPATLLDYFPDDFLLMIDESHMTIPQVRGMYNGDRARKQVLVDYGFRLPSALDNRPLNFVEFEKHVNQVVYVSATPAEYELARSPKPVEQIIRPTGLLDPIVEVRPIAGQIDDLIAEIRDTVKKNQRVLVTTLTKRMAEDLTDYLKDIDIKVQYLHSEVDTLERSDILRDLRLGVYDVLVGINLLREGLDLPEVSLVAIIDADKEGFLRSDQALIQTIGRAARHQEGRVIMYADQITGSMRRAIDETDRRRKVQEAYNRQHKIVPKSVSKQVQDSMPRGESKEDKHKKQAKRDLKGVPLDEIPSLIKQLNAQMHLHAANLEFEKAAEIRDYITELESKATK
- a CDS encoding LOG family protein, with translation MLRFSICISGAASGDTVDNACSMAYEIGKAIAEAGHIVTTGATVGLPYFGARGAYEAGGRSIGFSPASSLREHVRKYRLPVGVFDYINFTGMHYVGRDIHLVQSSDAVITIGGRMGSLHEFTTAIEARMPCGVLLESGGTADIIPHLLEKLEEPNGTRVVFDNDPVRLVKQVIAMMEEEYKDINIEQLKKYEATFDALTCSASENHHKNRAG